Genomic DNA from Sporomusaceae bacterium FL31:
GCACAGCCACTGCAATCGCCGCTAATGATAAGCTTACTGCCGCTTGGCCGTTTGGGTACAGGATAAGCAGCCGGTTTGGTATCCAGACCTTTTAAAAAGTGAATATAGTGGTCAGGTAATCCCTGCTCGACAGCACCCTCAATAAGGATGGCCATATACTCGGCACTAGGAATTCCAGCACGACCCCATCGGGCTTTAAGGTAAACATTGGCTGGAACCAGTGCCGGCCCCTCGAACAATACTTCGACCGGATAGCCAAAATAAGCTCCTGTTCCATCCATTCTCACATCTTCAAAGCTGTCCAGCTCTTCCCATTCATAGGCATTCAGCTCATACAGCACGCCCCAAACTTCTGCGCCTGGCTCAGGAACAATAGTTTCCATCGCACCATCCCACACCACAGTATGTTCATAAAATCTCAGTTTGTAATCACTAAGCCTAGCGATGCCAACCACTTTGGCTTTATGACATTTACGCCGCATTTCCGCTAGATTCATATTTAACCCATAGGCAAAATAGTACCAAGATTTCATCGTTGCACTCATACACTCGAACCCCTTTCGCCTTATCTGTTTTTTCAGCGATTCCCATTAAACCATTTCATAACAGGATCTTTTTTGTAAGCCAACTATTTTGTGGCATCAGACAAACCGGACATCCTCTCAACAATAGTGACAATGCCAGCCATAACTTGATTAAATAAAAAACTCCGCAACCATCCTGGTTGCGGAGCTGCATTGCTCTTCTTATGACTTCATTATATACGAACTGCCACCTATGCGCAATAAAAGTTTATTGCAGCGTCTAATGACGTTCCCTGCTAGCGGTCACCGCAGACACCGCTAGTGCTTACGGCCTTCATACCATTTAATATGACACATGGAAAAACCACTCTCCGTCATCAGGAACGAGAACCCTTTCCTGCATCCCCTGCTTTTGTAAATAGGTTTTAAGCTCATCCCGCAGAAGCAGGCAATGATTGAATGCCTCCATATGAACAACTGCGATTTGGGCCAAAGGTGCATGGATAGCGACTTGATCGATATCATACTTTCCCATGGTAATGGGCTGACCTTCATTGAAACGTGCTTCGCCCCCAAATAGAATGATATAGTCAGGATTGTAGGCTGTTATTGCCTGTGCCACCGGCTGACACCAGATGGTATCTCCGGCAATGTATAGACAAGGCTCATCATCGGCTTGCAGGCTATAGCCTGATACAGGTCCCATTTTTTGTCCGATTTCTCCTGTTCCATGCTGTCCGCCAGTACGAAAAAACTGTATTCCTTGCCACAAGTACCTGTCGGTGATGGAGGTAACTCCTGTAAATCCTAGCTCCTGCAATTTTGCCTGATCCTCTGGTTGGCAGAATACAGGAACATGTTTAGGCAGAATAGCAGCTGCCTGATCATCAAAATGATCACGGTGGGTATGGGTGAGCAGCACGGCATCAATGGCAGTAAAATTAACGGAATCATGAGGAAGATTTACCAAAGGATTTAACCGTTCATTAGCCGAATTAACCACAGGAGGCATTGTCCCTGCTCCACTGAGCATGGGATCAACAAGAATGGTTTTGCCGTGATAAATCACCAGTAATGTAGCGTGTCGAATTAATCTGATCTTCATTGATTTCCCTCCAATTCAGCAGTTGCTGGCCACCCTGACCAGCAATCCTGTATGATAGGTTCATTATAATTGGTTTCTTTAACAACATCCACAGCTTGAAGCAAGACTTTGCCATGAATGACTTGAAGCATGAAGGGATTTGATATCAGTTGCTTGATCCAATCGACTATAACATCATCGCTTGTCTACAACAGAACTCTCGTATGCAGTGGAAAGAGATCGGGGAAATCGTCCACCTTACTGGCCAGGCTGTGGCTGACCGTGTTCACCGCCTTGAAGATGCTGGAATTATTCGGGGCTACACAATTACGGTGCAGCTGCCTAACCCCACTTCAACGGTGACTGCATTTATTACAGTGTTTATGAAGACCAACAGCAGTCATACAGCCTTACAACAGTTACTGGACGATCATAAGCCGATAATTCAGGAAGCTCACCGAATTAGCGGTGATGGCTGTTATTGGCTTAAAGTAACAGTACCGTCAACCGATATGCTGAATACATTCCTTAATGAACTGCTGAAATTTGCTAATTATAAACTAAGTACGTCAATTGCGCAATTAACGCAAAAATAAACAACCAGTAACCGCCATGGTTACTGGTTGTTTTATCAAGAATATCCAGCGATGATTCACACTGTCCTTTCATCATGGTGTATTCTTTTATAATAGGTGAGTGTGCACTCTATTTCTCAATCGATCAGGATAACAAGAGTGATCAATCTGGAGAAAAGCACTTACAACAACTGGATCAAACTGAGTCCCGGAACACCGCTTAATTTCTGCAACAGCTACCTCTACAGGAAGACCTTTACGATACGGGCGGTCGTCAATCATAGCCTGAAACGTATCAGCCACTGCACAAATTCTTGCCAATAATGGAATAGCTTCGCCTTTAAGAGCATTTGGATAGCCTTTTCCGTCATACCGTTCATGATGATATAAAGAGATTTCGATGGCATTTTTAAAATAACTGGCGCCTTTTAGTATCTCATAGCCCATTCGAGGATGTTGGCGTATAAGATCAAGTTCTCGGTCATCAAGCGGCCCTGGCTTTAATAAAATACTATCTGGAATTGCCAGCTTACCTAAATCATGTAATAAGGTGCCCCAATTCAAATCTCTGATTTCGTCTTCGCTCAGACTCATTTTTTTAGCAATCTCAATGGCAATATGATTGACCTCAAAAGAATGAACAGCAGTAGATTGTTCACGAAATTCAATTGCAGTCAAAAAGGCTCGTAAACTGATTTCATAAGCTTCAGTAATTTGCTTCTTGCCTTCCCGCATACTGACTCGCATAAAATCAATATTATTCGCTAATTGCTGAATCTCAGCCCCAGCTTCTACCTTAACGCTATGATCAAAATTTCCAGCCGCAATCATATTCACATGTTCGGAAATTTGATTAATAGGCTTAGCAACCTTTCTCGCCAAATATTGACTGGTGAAACCAAATAGAATAATAGCAAAAAGGGCAATACCTAGTTGGAATATAATCTGTTTATACCAGACTTTCTTCCAGCTGGCATTATCATAGACCATCTCCATAACCATACCCACAAAGGCAGCATCATCTCCGCCTTGCCTTGGTACGACGGTATACTCATAAACCCGGTTACCTGCTTCATAAAGTTGCCGCTCGCCGGTCATAACAGCCTTGTCGAAAGCCTGGCGCTGTGGGCCTTCCACAACAGTAAAGTTTTGGGAAGAAAACGAATGTCCATTAAAGTTGTAGACATTGATGCTATCAATAACCCCAGCATCATCAGCCAGTTCTTTTTTCCAGTTATCAATACCAAAATTAGCAAAATATTTTTCAGTATAAAAGGCCATTCCTAATTCCAGAATATATTGCTGATCGGCTGTCCGTTGATAAATATATTTTTTCACGCCTCCATGGACGCCTGAAGAAGTTCGCGTTGTAATCATTTGATTGGTTTGCCACACCCTCTGAATAAATGATTCCATAAATGGGAACTTACGAAAATCCAAACCTTGATCGGGTGGAAAAGTGGTATAACGAACAATATCATTCTTATCAATGATGAAAAAATCGATATGCTCACCAGTATTGTCTTTAAGCTGCATAAGGTCGATATTCTGGGGATTGCCGTTAGCTTCTTGATATTTTACCTGATAACTGTTCATTAACTTACGCAAAGTAAGATCGGCCTGTTCTTCTACAATGAGAAAGGCCCGATCCTGCATTTGAAGCTGCTTGATCGTTGATTGCCGGAAGTTATCTAATTGGATTTTTTGCTGTTGGCTTGCTAAATCATAAAATACAATCCCATTTGAAACTTCAATAATGGCTAATACCGAAATCACCAACACACCCAACACTGCCCAAATTTGAGATCTAAACGATTTTGATCTGCCTAGAATAGGCTTAAACAGCATACTTCCACCTCTTTTTCTTTCTGTATAACGCCTGATCTTGATCCCAAATTGTTTTAGCAATGACAGAAAGAAAATTTAGGAATTTCTTATTTCTGAGACATTACTAAGGCCTACTGTCTTTTATCTGTGAAATAACTTCTTAGCAAACGGCCTATAAATGGTGACTGTTATCGTATTCGCAATGCGTTGCAATGATCAGCATGATTTTTATTTACTGCTTTTTCGACAAAAAATGCCAATTCCCTGTTTAATTCTGCCAATAAATAAAAAGTCTTACCAGATCGTTCATCTGGTAAGACTTTACGGATGTGTTTATAGACCGCATCGATCAAAAGCCTGGCATAAATCAGCAATAATATCTTCTGAATCTTCCAAGCCTATGCTAAAACGCAAGTGACCATTTTTAAATGGGGGTGGATAGAAGCCATTGCGCTCATCGTTAGGACCGGTGTAGACCATTAAGCTTTCGTCATGCCCAATTGAGACAGCTGGAACAATCAGCTCAAGTGAATTCAAAAACTTATTGTGGGTGGATACATCGGCTTTTAGCCCGAAAGCCATCACTCCAGAAAACATGGTCATTTGTTTGCAGGCAACGTCATGCTGGGGATGGCTTTCAAGCCCCGGGTAAGCAATAAAGTCTACCGCCGGATGACGTTCAAGAAAGCGAGCAACTCTCAAGGCTGTTTCACTATGCTGTTTCATCCGAAGTGGCAGTGTCACCACGCCGCGCATAATCAGCCAGGCATTAAAAGGGCTTATCGCTCCCCCCAGATTAACCATGGCTTGTCTTTTGATGCTATCGATCAGTTCCTTGCGTCCAATGACGGCTCCACCCATAGCATCACCATGCCCATTAATATACTTGGTTAGGCTATGGATGACCAGATCAGCTCCCAGTGCGAGCGGCTTTTGAAGAAATGGCGATGCAAACGTACTGTCCACGGTGAACAATGCCCCTGCCGACTTAGCAAGATTAGCGATTTCTGCAATATCACTGATCCGGGTCGTAGGGTTGCCTGGAGTTTCAATATGAATAATCTTGGTATTAGGCCGCAAGGCTTTTTTTATTTGCTGCAAATCCGCAGTATCCACTAAGCTGGTTTCAATGGCATACTTAGCAGGAAAATATTCATTAAGAAGTCTGTAAACTGCAATATAGGAAACATTTGAGCAAATGATATGGGCTCCTTGCTCCAGAAAAGTGAAAAACACACCTGCCAAAGCTGCAACACCAGTAGCAAGCACAACACAATCTTCTCCGCCTTCAAGTGCTGCCAGTTTCTCTTGAAGATAGATTTGATTGGCTGAAGTATTTCTGGTATATACCAATTGATTGGGGTCACTCCAATTCATTGTAGATGCATCCTCAGGTAAGCGGTAGCTGTTCGCCATTGTCAGGGGACGCCTGATGGCTCCGGTTTCCTTATCAACACCATTCCCCGTGTGTACGCACTTGGTTTGAAACTGCAATTCAGACTTGTCCAACATATTGATAAATCCTCCTATTCCGATAAGCTTTGTCAAATATTATTATATAATAAAATTCTTGCAGTTGCCATAATAAACCCTTCGCCAATCTATGCGAATTCTCAAATAAAAAAGACTGGCCAGCCGGTTCAGCCGGTCAGCCAGTCTTCAAGCTAAATTAAACTATTGGATGCTGCAAACTCAGAGATTTCCTCCACATCAATTTTGCGGATCAAGACGCGATTAATCCTCACATGATCCACTTCCTCAATGATAAATTCGTGGTTTTGATAAATAACTTTTTGACCCACACTAGGCTCAATCTCGACCATTGAATACACCCAGCCGCCAATGGTATCAAAATCATTGGATTCAAGATTGACCCCAATAATTTCACTGACGGTTTCAATGAGCAGCCGGCCATCTACTGAATAAGAATGATCTCCACGGGTTTCGACAATCGGCCGTTCTTCATCAAATTCATCCTGAATCTCACCGACAATTTCTTCTAATATATCCTCAATGGTTACCAACCCGGCTGTTCCCCCATATTCATCGACCACAAGAGCCACCTGTGACTTGTCTTTCTGAAGACGTTTCAGCAGGTCACTAATCGGCATAGATTCAGGTACTGCCATGATTTCTCTTACAATTGTTCTTAAGTTAGGATTCTTCTCCTTAGCCACCGCTTTAAGAAGATCTTTAATATGAACAAAGCCGATAATATTATCTTTGTCCGAATCACAAACCGGATAACGTGTCAATTGTTCCTCAATCGCTATATCTAAATTCTCGGCAAAACTATCTTCTGCATATAAGCAAACCATATCCGTACGGGGAATCATGACTTCACGGGCATTTCTCTCAGCAAAATCAAAAATGTTATCCACAAAAGTCAGTTCTGTTTTATTGATAAAACCTTGCTTATGGCTTTCTTCCATGAGAATACGAATCTCTTCTTCAGTATGTGCTGCCTCATGCTCACTGGCAGCCTGAATACCAATAGCGCGCAAAATCCAATTGGCTATGGCATTAAGGATCCAAATAAATGGATACATCAGCTTATAAAAAGCAATGAGCGGTACTGAAGTCCAAAGTGTGACAATGTCTGCTTTTTGAATAGCCAAAGATTTGGGGGCTAATTCGCCTAGAATAATATGCAAAGCCGTGATAATGGAAAACGCGATTGCAAAAGAAACGCCGTGAACCATCTGACTGGAAAAGCCAAATGCCACCATAACGGGCTCAATCATATCGGCAATAGCCGGTTCGCCTAACCATCCTAACCCTAGTGATGCCAGCGTAATTCCAAGTTGACAAGCTGACAAATACTCATCCAAATGTTCGACCAATTTCTTGGCAAATCGAGCTCTAGTATTTCCTTCGTTCAGCAGTGTTTCAATACGGCTGCTCCGGACTTTTACCATGGCAAATTCAGCTGCCACGAAAAAGCCATTCAATAATACCAGTAATATGATAAAAAACAAATTAAAAATTATAGACGCAGGGTCCAATAACTCCCTATCTCCCCACTTAGAGAGAATAGGTTCACCTCCTAATTAATATCCATTTATGTCACCAAGAAGCACCTTCATGGTAACAGACGCATACGCCTGGTATGCTTTTTGTCAAGGGTATTGATATACATTATATTGTTATATTCCTAAAATAACAATAACTAATATGATTGTTACAATCCCAAGCTTGAAAAGATTGCCCTTATTATAGATAGAACAATAGGCTCCGGGCGCCGCTTTATGTGCTAATTTGGAATTGTAATTTTTACTGAAATTTGCATATTCAGCTAAAATTTGACAGGAATAGATAGAAAATCAACGAATAACAATTATATTGACAGTATCATTTCTACAATGGTACAATTTTCCTAAAAAACATTTGATAATGAATATCTCTATCAAATAATATGAGGAGGGCAGCCAAATGCAAATTAGCAATGGCCGTGTTGATCTTGGATTAGCGCTATCTTTACTGAGTAGCCTTTTGTCCTTGCCTTTTAATAAACGGTATCATGTATGGCTGGGAGTATGTTTCAGCCTATTAGCACTTATACACACCTGGCAGCATCGCCGACAAGCAACTTACTATCTACAAAAGGAGCGACAACATATGGACTTATTGTCTCAATATAAAAAATTCACCCAGCCGGCCAAGAAAGCTTATTTATTACAAAATATCCAAGTGCTTCATTATATTCGCGGACGCGTACGCCTTTATTCTCAGCTTTTGCTTAACAATGCTTCGGCTGCCAGTGAGCTAAACAGTTATTTAGAAACAATTCCGGAGATAAGCCATTTTTCAGTTAACCCGGCGACCGGCTCGGTACTCATTCAGTATTCGCCCGAAGATGTAGCCAAGAATCCATTACTTCAAGACTTAGAACGACTTGTCGAAAAACAATATGGACGGTGATCATGATGAATTACTTTACAGGCTTAGCATTAGGAGTATCGGCTGGACGCCAGCTGCACGGATTACTTGGTGCTAAAGGATTTCAACTTATTCATGCTGTACCCGGCAGACGTCGTTATCAGCATGATACCTTATTACATAATCCCGAGCTGGCACTGCGTTGGGAAAGACAGCTCCCTAAGATGCCAGGACTATCAAAAGTCCGTTTCACACCCGAAACAGGAACTGTATTAATTGAATATACCTGCAGTGATCATCATATTGACATTTTGGTCGACTATCTTGAGCAAATACATAAAATCCCTGAGGCTCACTCGCGTTACGGGAAAGTAGGCACCGATATTCGCAATTGTTTCCGGCGCCTGAACCGTGAAATATTTGCGAATACCAATCGCACCCTTGATTTACGCACCGTTTTAGCCTTATCCTTCGTTCTCTGGGGAAGAACAAAAATGTGGTCAATGGGCCACCGTCCTACCGGACCACAAATGATATGGTGGGCTTATTCACTATTGAAAGGACGAAGCTAATGTCACACCGCTACCTTACATTTCCCATCCGAACAGCTTTAACTGACCGAAAAAAAAGTATGCTTGAAGCAAGTCTGCGGAGTATTGCCGCTGTTGTAAGCGCTTATGCCGACGACAACGGCAAACTTTCGGTCTATTATAATGGCCAATTGCCGGTAGAGCAAGTAAATGCCTTGATTTACCAGCTTGGCTGTATGCCACGATTGCCAGTCAAGTGCTCTCAGTCAACTGGAGATGAGCAGCATTTATCACTGCATGAACATCGCCGAGCGACAATGATAGCCGGTGCAGGTCTGGTCGGCCTGCAAATCCTGCGTCTTACTGCGCCAGGCCTGTTCAATACACTATTTCTCGCACGCAGTGCTTTTGTATTGCTGATTGCCCGCAATTTTATTGCTAGCGGAGTACGCAGTGTCTTGATTGACCGTCAGCCCAATGCGGATACATTGACAACCACAGCAGTCATTGCCTCGATTTTAAGCGGCAAACCCGAATCTAGTTTAACACTATTAACATTATCCAACTTTGCCGAAACGCTGACTACCTATACAGCAGAACGAGCACGTAAACATATCTCCCATTTACTCCGTCTTGACGAACAGTTTGTCTGGAAAATCGAAGATGATGGACATGAAATTAGAGTTGCGGTGGCCAGCTTAAAACTAGGAGACCGGATTGGCGTTCATCTAGGTGAGAAAATTTGTGTGGATGGAAAAGTCTTGTCCGGTGCAGCAGCTGTTGATCAGTCCTCAATTACCGGTGAATATATTCCGGTTGAAAAAAATCCTGGCGACCACGTCTATGCCGGCACCGTCCTTCAAAATGGGTTTCTGGAAATTTTAGTAGAAAAGCTTGGTGACGATACGGCAGTTGCCCGAATTGTCCATATGGTGGAAGAAGCCCAGATTCGCCGTGCTCCGGTTCAAAATTTTGCTGACCGGATGTCCAATATGCTGGTTCCCATTTCATTTATTGCTGCCGGATTAGTCTATGGTGCCACAAAAGATTGGCAGCGAGTGTTAAACATGTTGTTTATTGATTTCTCCTGCGGTCTAAAACTATCTACCGCGACCGCTATATCGGCAGCCATCGGACGAGCCGCCAGTCGGGGAGTCCTGATTAAAGGAGGTAACTACATCGAATCTCTTGCCGGGATTGATACAGTTGCTTTAGACAAAACCGGGACTATCACCATTGGTAAGCCGCAAGTTGTTTCAATTAAGACCGCCCCAGGAATCGATGAACGCGAATTACTCTTATTAGCGGCTTCAGCTGAGTTTCATTCCGCCCATCCGCTCGCATCGGCTATTTTAGAACATGTCGAGGGCCAAGGTTGGACAATCCCTCCTCATACCGATACTGAAACTATCATTGCGCGAGGTATTCGTGCCGAAGTGCCTGATTTCGAAGACATTAGCGGCGGTTGCATCTTAGTTGGCAGTTGGCGCTTCATGCAGGAAAATCAAGTGCAGAGCTCAGGCTTCGGTACCGAGGCAGGTTCAGAACATGGCTATAATCTGGTCTATATAGCCCGTAATAGCAAGCTGATCGGAGTACTTGTTGTTAGTGATCCCATTCGCCCGACTTGGAAAAAGACGATCAACCAATTACGTCGGCAAGGGATTGATGAAGTCGTCATGATCACTGGCGACACTGAGCAAGTTGCCAAGCATGTTGCAGCAGCCCTGGATATCGATGCATACCATGCTGAAGTCATGCCGGAAGATAAAGCAGCGCTGGTCACTAAGCTGCAGCGCCGTTCACAAGTGCTGATGATTGGCGATGGCGTGAATGATGCTCCAGCCTTGGCATTTGCCGATGTGGGAGTAGCAATGGGTGGGCGCCGAACCGACATTGCGGTTGAATCGGCGGCAGTAACAATCAACTCAGAAGACCCCTTAGTGTTATCTGAAGTTGTTACACTGGGTAAACATACGATGAAAATTGTCCGGCAGAATTTTGCAGCGACCATAGCCGTTAACACAGCAGCCATGTTATTAGGTGCTGTAGGGCGTACCAATCCCATGATTTCAGCGCTTATTCATAACGCTGCTACGGTTGGGGTCGTACTGAATAGTGCAAGAATTTTAATGTATTATAAAAAAGTCTGGTAAAGTTTGCTATAATATAAGAAACAATGTAGAAAGGAGGTGAGCTACATGTTTTCAAGAACAGATTTTTGGATTGGACTAGTTGTTGGTACAATTGCTGGAGCCTTCGGTTATAAAATGATGTCTGAGCAATCTGCGCGCGGTATTGCTCCAGTAATGCCAGTTGCTCCTGGAGTTGGCGAACCGCCATTGGACGAGCTAATGCGTCAGAAAGAACGCCTGGAAGATCTAATTGCTGAAAGACAGCAAGGAGTTATTAAAGAATAATTAGCTGCGATTACATACTAATAAAAAGTTCCTCCCTGGTGAATGTCACCAGGGAGGAACTTTTTATTAGGTTGCAGCGATTCCGTTTTTACCCTTCTGCACAGCATGAACAAAGCACTTGGCTCTCTCGACAATTTGGGCATAATCGCCAACGGCCACACCCCGGGTTAGATTGCCGCCGACACCTACAGCACTACTTCCTGCTTGAAGCCATTCTTGTACATTATCAAGATTAACACCACCCGTTGGCATTAATCTCACCTGCGGCAACGGCCCTTTTAAGGCCTTGACGAACTTAGGTCCTAAAAGTTCGCCAGGAAAAACTTTGAGAATTTCAGCACCAGCTTCCATAGCCAAAATGGCTTCCCGAACTGTCATAATCCCAGGCATAGCTAATACCCGATATCGGTTGCACAATTGAATAACCTCAATATTCAGGCAAGGCGAAACAATAAATTGTGCTCCCTGAAGCAAGGCAATCCGGGCGGTTGCTGCATCCAGCACGGTCCCTGCCCCAATGATAATATCAGCCTCCTTAAACTCTTGCCTTAAGGCCTCAATCAGCTTATCTGCTCCCGGAACCGTAAATGTGATTTCAATGGCTTGAATACCACCGCTTATGCAAGCTTTGGCCAGCTGCCTCGCTTCCTCAAGGGTAGAACCCCGAATGACTGCAACTAAGCGATCGGTGCAAATTCGTTTTATTATTGTTTCCTTGTCCATCAAGTGCCTCCGTTTCTGTGCTGTTCATCCATAAACTTGCGCAACCCGGCTCTGTCAGGCAATCCATCATTATCCCCAGGTGACATAATAGCCAACGCACCCATTGCATTGCCTCGCCGTACCGCTTCCGGTAAAGGCAAACCTTCTAAAAGTCCGCTAACAACCCCGACAGCAAAGCCGTCGCCAGCACCAACGGTGTCCACAATCCGCTCAACGTAAAACCCTTCAGTCGTAAAATTATTTAATCCAGTACTGCTATAAGCCCCTTTTGCTCCCAATTTGACCACCACTGTTTTCACTCCATACGCATGATAAAAGTCTGCAATCTCCTGTGGATTGGTTTTGCCGGTAAGCAGCTGCCCTTCTTCGATACCAGGAAAAACAAGATCAGCTTGCCTTGCTAAGTCGTTTACCACTTCTACCATTTCGGCTTTACTGTCCCAGAGCTTTGGCCGCAGGTTCGGATCATACGAGATTTGCACTCCGTTAGCGCTGGCTGCTGCCATAAGCTCATAAACCATAGTGCGGCAATCCCTAGATAAAGCTGGTGGAATCCCAGTCAGATGAATATGATCAAACTTCTCCCACTGCACATCTTTAACCGTATGAGGATTCATATGCGCAGCCGCGGAATTCTTGCGCAAGGAAAACACGTCCGGATCACCACGACTTACTTTCTGCTTCCATTGCATACCGGTAAAATAATTGGAATGATAACTCACATAGGATGTATTGATACCGTTTTGGTTCAGAAATCGCCCGATTTGTCTCCCAAACGGATCATTTCCCAATTGGGTAATATATGTCACTTGATGACCTAACCGAACCATCCCAATAGCAAAGTTTACTTCAGCACCAGCTACGAACCGTGAAAATCTTTCTACCTCGTCCAATAAGCCTTCCTGCTCGGCTACAAAAAGCGCCATCGGCTCACCCACTGTAAGGATAGATCCCATAGTTTCCCTCCTCTGCGTTCAATAGTCAGCAATCTCTTACTCTGGAGCATGAATATATCCACCCTAGCCGGTTGAATGATATAAGCGAGGCATACTGATTTTGTATGCCTCCCACTATACCAAGTCAAAATCTAGAGATCTACTTTTGCCGTAGAGATGTCAACTTTCCCCTTCATATAGTTAGCCCACCAGGCAGTCAACACAGGTACTAGAATAGAGGTGACTATGACAGAAGTAGCAACTAAGGTCGTTGCCGCCTGTGCAACTGGCTTAAAGTCTGGATTCATCTCTGCAATAATGAGCGGATTCGTAACTGCTGCACCCGCAGTACTTGATGCTGCAAGGCCTGCTGTGCCATTGCCGCCACCAATATACTTATCGGCCAGCATGAGTGGAATGCCAGTTATGGCAATGACGGAAACTCCCAGCAATATCCCTAACATTCCAGTCTTTGTGATCACATTGAGATCAATGGTGTTACCTAAAGCAAAGGCAAAAAACGGGATCATGGTTTGCGTGGCTTTACTAAATAAGTCACGCAGCTCATGGTCAAGATTACCTAAGATGAAACCAATGAGAAAGGGCAAAACAGCGCCAACAAATAACCGTGGTTCAAAAGTAGCAATACCAGATCCGCCAAGAATAAGCATAGTCATTAAAGGTCCGGATTCTATCGACATGAGGACAAAGGCTCCGGCTTCCTCCTTAGATCCATATTGCTGCATAATCGAGGCATACAGGCCTCCATTGGTCATATCCATAGCGGCAATGATTGCTAAAATGGACAAACCGGCAAAAAAGCCGCTTTCGATACCATTTCCGGGCAATAATTTTACAGCAATTAATGCAACCAACCAGGCAACAGCAATTTTTGTCACCACCAGGGTCCCGGATTTTCGTAAAACTGTACCAGTGGCTTTAATATCAATGCCTGTACCCATACAGAAAAACCAGACCGATAAAATGGGTACTGTTCCGGTAATCAATCCATTGGTAAATGAGCCAAAATATTTTCCTGCTCCTGGTGAGAAAGTATGGCAAAGTGCTCCTAAGAACAAGGGTACTAACATAAGTCCACCTGGAATTCTATCAATGGCTTGCTTAATTTTCATATACTCCACATTCCTTCCATTTTATCTATCCGAACCTTGATAAATGATAACGGAATATTCTGTATTTGGAAGCTATAAAATTCGCTGCAGCGAATTGTCAGTCGCTGATTACTCTTAACGAGCTAACCAGCCTCCATCCACTGCGAGGGTGTAACCATTCACATAATCAGACGCCTCTGATGCCAGGAAAACTA
This window encodes:
- the kdgK gene encoding 2-keto-3-deoxygluconate kinase; this translates as MGSILTVGEPMALFVAEQEGLLDEVERFSRFVAGAEVNFAIGMVRLGHQVTYITQLGNDPFGRQIGRFLNQNGINTSYVSYHSNYFTGMQWKQKVSRGDPDVFSLRKNSAAAHMNPHTVKDVQWEKFDHIHLTGIPPALSRDCRTMVYELMAAASANGVQISYDPNLRPKLWDSKAEMVEVVNDLARQADLVFPGIEEGQLLTGKTNPQEIADFYHAYGVKTVVVKLGAKGAYSSTGLNNFTTEGFYVERIVDTVGAGDGFAVGVVSGLLEGLPLPEAVRRGNAMGALAIMSPGDNDGLPDRAGLRKFMDEQHRNGGT
- the kdgA gene encoding bifunctional 2-keto-4-hydroxyglutarate aldolase/2-keto-3-deoxy-6-phosphogluconate aldolase encodes the protein MDKETIIKRICTDRLVAVIRGSTLEEARQLAKACISGGIQAIEITFTVPGADKLIEALRQEFKEADIIIGAGTVLDAATARIALLQGAQFIVSPCLNIEVIQLCNRYRVLAMPGIMTVREAILAMEAGAEILKVFPGELLGPKFVKALKGPLPQVRLMPTGGVNLDNVQEWLQAGSSAVGVGGNLTRGVAVGDYAQIVERAKCFVHAVQKGKNGIAAT
- the kdgT_2 gene encoding 2-keto-3-deoxygluconate permease, producing the protein MKIKQAIDRIPGGLMLVPLFLGALCHTFSPGAGKYFGSFTNGLITGTVPILSVWFFCMGTGIDIKATGTVLRKSGTLVVTKIAVAWLVALIAVKLLPGNGIESGFFAGLSILAIIAAMDMTNGGLYASIMQQYGSKEEAGAFVLMSIESGPLMTMLILGGSGIATFEPRLFVGAVLPFLIGFILGNLDHELRDLFSKATQTMIPFFAFALGNTIDLNVITKTGMLGILLGVSVIAITGIPLMLADKYIGGGNGTAGLAASSTAGAAVTNPLIIAEMNPDFKPVAQAATTLVATSVIVTSILVPVLTAWWANYMKGKVDISTAKVDL
- a CDS encoding ATPase is translated as MSHRYLTFPIRTALTDRKKSMLEASLRSIAAVVSAYADDNGKLSVYYNGQLPVEQVNALIYQLGCMPRLPVKCSQSTGDEQHLSLHEHRRATMIAGAGLVGLQILRLTAPGLFNTLFLARSAFVLLIARNFIASGVRSVLIDRQPNADTLTTTAVIASILSGKPESSLTLLTLSNFAETLTTYTAERARKHISHLLRLDEQFVWKIEDDGHEIRVAVASLKLGDRIGVHLGEKICVDGKVLSGAAAVDQSSITGEYIPVEKNPGDHVYAGTVLQNGFLEILVEKLGDDTAVARIVHMVEEAQIRRAPVQNFADRMSNMLVPISFIAAGLVYGATKDWQRVLNMLFIDFSCGLKLSTATAISAAIGRAASRGVLIKGGNYIESLAGIDTVALDKTGTITIGKPQVVSIKTAPGIDERELLLLAASAEFHSAHPLASAILEHVEGQGWTIPPHTDTETIIARGIRAEVPDFEDISGGCILVGSWRFMQENQVQSSGFGTEAGSEHGYNLVYIARNSKLIGVLVVSDPIRPTWKKTINQLRRQGIDEVVMITGDTEQVAKHVAAALDIDAYHAEVMPEDKAALVTKLQRRSQVLMIGDGVNDAPALAFADVGVAMGGRRTDIAVESAAVTINSEDPLVLSEVVTLGKHTMKIVRQNFAATIAVNTAAMLLGAVGRTNPMISALIHNAATVGVVLNSARILMYYKKVW